Proteins encoded together in one Xyrauchen texanus isolate HMW12.3.18 chromosome 50, RBS_HiC_50CHRs, whole genome shotgun sequence window:
- the s100b gene encoding protein S100-B, translated as MSNLEDCLGTFIEVFHKYSSKEGDKYKLKKSELKDLLTNEFPTLMEHVKDQATMDGLMESLDTDGDSECDFQEFMTFITMVTICCHEFFEHHEDE; from the exons ATGTCAAATTTGGAGGACTGCCTGGGAACTTTTATTGAGGTCTTCCATAAATACTCTTCGAAAGAAGGCGACAAGTACAAATTAAAAAAGAGCGAACTCAAGGATCTGCTCACTAATGAATTTCCAACTCTTATGGAG catgTGAAGGATCAGGCTACAATGGATGGTTTGATGGAAAGCTTGGACACCGACGGCGACTCAGAGTGCGATTTTCAGGAGTTCATGACCTTCATAACCATGGTTACCATCTGTTGCCATGAGTTTTTCGAACACCATGAAGACGAATGA